The Salvelinus sp. IW2-2015 unplaced genomic scaffold, ASM291031v2 Un_scaffold16312, whole genome shotgun sequence nucleotide sequence CCTACTTCTCCCCTTACAAAACAATGGAAACACAGGTTCATCGCTCTGTTTGACATCCCTATTTGCTCCAATCTCTTCCCTAAGGTACTGAAGCGTCGTATGGTGAAGTGGATGACAGTGAAGAAGGGCCATCCAGAATAACCTCCACCATGACTACGAGGGAGTGGGACAGAAGTGGAGAGGATAGTTGTAACCGATCCGAGCAGGGGAACGAGAGTTCTCAGAGGACTCCCCAGTTTTTGCGTTCTAAGTTCACGGCCGGAAGATGGAACCCCCTGAGCCTTGACTACACGCTGCATGAGACACCCAGTGAGTCTGGGTCCAGTCCACCGGGGGGGAATGATGAAATGGAGACAGTGGAACCCGTTTATGATTTCCCTTCAGAAACCGACACCGTCCCCTCTACTCACCCGACAGGGAAACGGTTTCCCTTTGAACCAGACAGTAGTCCAAATTCTCTTGCTGGGAATTTCGAAATGAAAAGAGAAGTTTCCATGGTCAGCTCTCTACCCTACGACGTGGAAATGGATATGTGTTCTTCATGGAGCAACCAGGATATGCTGGGAATGGTTTCCATGCAGGACGGGAAATACCTGAAACCGGACCGCAGGGAATTGCTGCTTGACAAGGTTGCAGACTTGACCTCTGCCCATTATCAAATGACTGCCGCCGGACTTCACGCTGTGGCCAAGTAtgacagcagagacagcaagcgTTTTATTTGCACTTTCTGCAGCAAGTGTTTTACATCGTGGCGAAATCTGGAGACACACCTGCgggttcacacaggagagagaccatACAGCTGCACCCAGTGCGGGAAGAGGTTCACCCAGTCTGGCCATTTGAAAACGCATCAGAGCGTACACACCGGAGAGCGGCCATTTGCCTGCGAGCAGTGTGGTAAAAGGTTTGCAGGGAAACAAAATTTGAGGTTACACCAACAGAAAAACCACCCTAATCTGTGAGGTGTAAGGCTAGTTGAGAGCTCCACGAACACAGTTATGCCTAACATTTTTAGAAGCATTAGACCAGAACCTTGACACTGTTTGACGTCTAAGTTTGAATATTAGTCATGAAGAATAGGCTATTTTGTATTTTCACACTGATGATATGTTTTGATGGATGAACTCCGCAAGAATGGTGGAGGTGAAAAACATGGTCTAACATTGCGATGCTCTAATTTCAATTTTTGTTCCATTTAATTGCCTTTGAAAAGATACAGTTGATAATATTTAACCCAATGAAATAAAGCTATTTGATGAGACGTTATTACCACTGGAATGTATTTTGAAAATGGAACAGTCCTTCCATATAAGTTGTTACGATAATGGTCACACTTTAAATTTACCACAATTCATAAAGGCTTGATAAGAACTATAGAGTGCATTGCCTAATGCATCATATCCTACTATGGAAATTCTCAAAAAAGCTGTGCTTTACAAAGGGTTGTAACTATATGTAACAATATAACATTATTAGTGTGCTTTCAAGAAGATAACTCATGTCAGGCCAGAACTGTAAGAGAAAATGTGTTCTCCCAGTAAACTTACCTTTTTATAATACAGACAGTAGGAACGTTTATTTAAAGGATGAGTAAGTTCAGAAGCTAGCAGAGTCATTCATTCAACAGCTGCAAATCCCAGTTAAACGACATCAAATTTTGAAGTTCACTTTCATCGTTTTGTCTAATAACACTATCATGAATCTATAAAGACGTTTTGTgggtcagtagctaggtttccatccaattggcgattTTCATGCCAAAATTATAAAATCTGCATGAAGAAAATGTGCGTTTTCCAACCAGTGGTCTGTTttcaccaaactgacttgttgggtaTACAAATCAGTGCCagatgatgtagtgcacacaaTTTACCTTTCCGTTTAAGTTTTCAGGTACCGAATAAAatgtgttcaatgtgtttccattgcattttcaactctaccgagaactttgtcacaaactgttgcattaaatagcaaatgtgcctactctggtcttggcacgtgcgctctagccaacagctcgcagatacagtatgctagtctacatgatgagattattatggataagactGAGAAtatttacactgctcaaaaagataaagggaacacttaaacaacacaatttaactccaagtcaatcacacttctgtgaactcaaactgtccacttaggaagcaacactgattgacaataaatttcacatgctgttgtacaaatggaatagacaaaaggtggaaattataggcaattagcaagacacccccaataaaggaatggttctgcaggtggtgaccacagaccacttctcagttcctatgcttcctggctgatgttttggtcacttttgaatgctggcggtgctttcactctagtagtagcatgagacggagtctacaacccacacaagtggctcaggtagtgcagttcatccaggatggcacatcaatgcgagctgtggcaaaaaggtttgctgtgtctgtcagcatagtgtccagagcatggaggcgctaccaggagacaggccagtacatcaggagatgtggaggaggccgtaggagggcagtTTTAAAACTTGGGTACAGGAAGCATCTCTTCTTCGCACCTTTCCTATTGTTTGTAGCTAGCTATTCTCCAGATGGAGAAATTCTTCGCACATTGGCATTTCCAAATCCATAGTACCACCCAAATataatttgacattttaaagtgtcaAACAATAAACTGTAACAGACTAGCCCTGAAAAATGAACAGAATACCCGGATCCCATGTGGAATTCCAAGGCTTTGCACAAGCAGTTTGCATCCTGCTTTGGTGTGTTGACCAAGGCAGCAGTGGCTGACATCTGTGAAGTTGTGGAAGGTTATGCAATTTTGCAATTAGAAAGGAAAATGAGGACCTATAATTTCCCAATGAAGCGATGGGAAAGCGAGAACTCAAGCTGTTGTTACAGAACCAGTCCCACCAGGTGATGGTCTCCATCCAAATCAGTCGCAGCAGGAGAACACTGGTCATAAAAGTAATGGCATAACAATAACCGCTGGAGATTGAAGAGGTCAGTTGAAGATAAAGAGGTCAGTTCCCATGTTTAACTCCTTCagttgtacagtacagtgcattctgaaagtattcagactccttgacttttttcacattttgttaaattacagccttattctaaaatggattgaatagttttttttctcatcaatctacacacaataccccataatgacaaagcaaaaactggtttacagaaatgtttgtattagtgatgcaccaatatgacacttttggccgataccgatgtccgatattttccttgccaaaaaaaacaatAAGGATATACCATAATtcttgcggccttttaagcattctagtacagttaaatagttaacacatacacatggacgcagcggtctaaggcactgcatctcagtgcaagaggtgtcattacagtccctggttcaattcccagctgtatcacatccggccgtgattgggagtcccatagggtgtcgCACAattgggccgtcattgtaaatagaattggttcttgcctagttaaaaaaagattacacacaccacactgaacataattttattttgttggcatttatgtatgtccccattaccagtaaaacataatcaaaacctatttctttcacttacttgctgtgctgtttcgttgttcatttgttcagttgtttcattctcaaccaggatttctatggaacgttgtttgggtctttgcgtgtcaaaaaagatacatgtaaaataacactatttgacatgtcaaGTAAGACGACATcagtagctaactatatagctaggtgtcatctaaaataaccctaatttataagacagttcttatttgatttatgtttgtcggacccatctatgtgaagctagccacaataaggattagcaacaatagtggactttgcggttagccttaaataattctactatttgtattaatttgcatcagaCAATGACACGTTTATTTTGagggcaaactgcaaattccataTTTGTGCCTAATCCTCATTGTGgatagcttcacaacacataacccggtctggTCGAGCCTCACTACCCAGatgaatgtcacgccctggccttagttatctttgttttctttattattttagtgaggtcagggtgtgacatgggggatgtatgtgttttgtattgtctaggggttttgtatgtttatggggcagtgtctagtctaggtgtatgtatgtctatggttgcctagattggttctcaattagagacagctgtcgttgtctctgattgggaaccatatttaggcagccatattcattaggtagttggtgggtgattgtctatatgtaagttgcctgtgtctgcacttattgtaattatagcttcacgttcgtttgttgtttttgtgttgtttgtttaagtgttcttcgtcttcgttataataaatagaagatgtattgttatcacgctgcgccttggtcctctcttcatccaacatacaacgatcgtgacaatgaagctagctagctgcttataacgttagctttgggcaacagggttaagtagctggctagctatttattttcatgaactgaagttcaatttcattaggcgaacaacaagtggcaacctagctaatacttacaaggattcctaaatcattgctaagaataatgaaaatgactgcagtttctactggtcattgttttcaggctggttgtattggagCTAGCTAGGTACCGAGCTAAAGCTAGCTACACCAGAAGTTGTGctcgaacaaatgatgctttattaccaacacggtattgtaaacacatcgttcgtggctggtgtttgcttgttggcagacttttttgtacagctttgacagtgctacttactgtatattttttgacagGCAAAGAcacaaacggcgttccatagtatgtatgtcgtgaagctaatagcagtgacgctattactgtgtaactccggtagggcaacatctgaaaaatagcgcacttggtagtgtgtaccggtgctcgaccagttggcgaaagccaacatcaccaacGACAGaaaacggttgattgtcaagagcaatgaattccattatcttggctttaatggatttcgcctttgagttgtcttgctgaaatgttcttactctttcaaatgactgcttgacttgttgactgctcgatccacacagcagacattgtgtgggctatgttaggaatgctgtgttgcacatgtagtgcaaaattttacgtggcgttaTTATGTCATGttcctacgttatataggtattgTCGTTACCTTTTGACATTggtttttaacatcggcgttaaactagacattggcCAATACCGATGtttgcatttttagctaatatcggccgattccaatATGTTCACCGACTATTTTGCGCATCCCTAGTTTGTATATAAtaaactaaaatatcacatttacataagtattcagaccctttacgcagtactttgttgacgcacctttggcggtgattacagccttgagtcgtcttgcgtatgacgctacaagcttggtacacctgtatttggggactttctcccattcttctctgcagatcctctcaagctattttcaggtctctccagagatgttcaatcgggttcaagtccgggctctggctgggccactcaaggacattcatagacttgtcccaaagccactcctgcgttttcttggctgtgtggttaggttCATTGTVctgttggaaggtgaaccttcgccccagtctgaggtcctgagtgctctggagcaggttttcatcaagtatctctttgtactttgctccgttcatatttcccgactagtctcccagtacctgctgctgaaaaacatccccacagcatgatgctgccaccaccatgcttcaccgtagggatggtgccacgtttcctccagacgtgaatcttggcattcaggccaaagagttcaatcttgttttcatcagaccaaagaatcttgattcttatagtctgagagtcttttggtgccttttggcaaactcctccaaacgggctgtcatgtgcctttttactgaggagtggcttgcgtctggccactaccataaaggcctgattggtggagtgctgcagacatggttgtccttctggaaggttctcacatctccccaacggacctctggagctctgtcagagtgaccatcgggttcttggtcacctccctgaccaaggcccttctacccatattgctcagtttgcccgggctgctagctctaggaagagtttttgtggttccaaacttcttccatttaagaatgaaggaggccacagtgttcttggggacctttaatgctgcagaaatgttttggtattcttcaaagtagccaccctttgccttgatgacagctttgcatactcttggtattctctcaaccagcttcacctggaatgcttttccaacagtcttggagttcccaccagatgagcgcttgttggctgcttttctctgcggtccaactcatctcaaaccatctcaaatgggttgaggtcgggtgattgtggaggccaggtcatctgatgcagcactccatcactctccttcttggtcaaatggcccttacacagcctggaggtatgtgaggtcattgtcctgttgaaaaacaaatgatagtcccactaagcgcaaaccagatgggatgggatATGGGATggcatggcatatcgctgcagagtgctgtggtagccatgttggttaaagtaatgattgagtcgtttttctctgcttatttgagctgttcttgccataatatggactttgtattttatcaaatatccctatcttctgaataccaaccctaccttgtcacaacacagctgatgcAAAGGCAtcaaggaggaaagaaattccacaaattaacttttaacaaggcacacctgttaattgaaatgcattccaggtgactacctcatgaagctggttgagagaatgccaagagtgtgcctagctgtcatcaaggcaaagggtggctactttgaagaatctcaaatatagaatatgtttttggttactacatgattccctgtgtgatttcatagttgtgatgtattcactattattctacaatgtagaaaatagtaaaaataaagaaaccctggaatgagtaggtgtgtccaaacatttgactgatactgtacacatgttcatgaaatacaatagatggccgtaatcacccccagacacaccttgTTAACTTGATGGGCCttgtaatcatctggcgaagtggagtcttttgtttagacatgtagctaaacaatgaaccataatcccaacccatactatTAGCAATACAAACAGATTCTCATAGCAAGCCACCAAGCATGAAATGCTGTAGAATAAATctgcagctagctaacattaggctacaaCTAGCCATGCAAATGGTTTtctgaaatacaaataatattactacacagatcttACACgtgacgttagctagcaagccagcaagctaacatCCGCTAGCTAGCAGTAtgttttaacttgcaatgaaaatgacttcctgacaaaattagaaacgtttgatatctgaaaatatagctacACTCTTCCCCGTGTACATGGAataacgcttcacggcagactggaactgCTTTAACTAAGTATGACTTCCTGTGTCATTTCCGTTTTGTGTGTACAGCTTGTTTGGAccgcgttgtgtcaagtcactccggttcacactgctCGTGTGcggaaagtagtccatcacaactatTTCCCACAGATTTTTTGttgatagcgcctgctaaattcagggcagcaatgttgttgagagcagtagcaaggATTAtttacacatactgagcagctcatgttatagacagaagcatgctacatggctgaccaatctgaactcatctctcggcatgtccagcccatccattatctcagccaatcatggctagcgggaaggttcctgactttttctgtggctaatcCAACTACGCTCATAATTTAtctattttatttgtatgtaCAGATAGCATACATCTGTAAATAcgagttcacatgttccagaaagcatttctgcccaaaaactgcattttgataaaacacaaaaatatgatttaaaaatgtatctcctgtgaagtagtgacgtgcgacatacacctagcttcctgaaatgggtcacaAATGAGCTAATCATAACCAGTGTTGTTGTCGAGTCACTAAATCTCAAGTTCGAGTCGACTCCCAAGTCCCCTTTGCTCGAGTCCAAGTCGAGTCACGAGTCCCTACGGCTCGTTCAAGTCACGAGTCCCTATGGCTGAAGTTCGAGTCCGAGTGCTTGAGTCCTGGTCCAAGTGCTCAAGCCTGAGTCACTGGGTCTGAGTTTCATGTTGTTCCGGTCTTCGCTTCTGTTTTTCtgttatatatgtatgtatatatatacagtggggagaacaagtatttgatacactgccgattttgcaggttttcctacttacaaagcatgtagaggtctgtcatttttatcataggtacacttcaactgtgagagacggaatctaacacaaaaatcagaaaatcacattgtatgatttttaataattaatttgcattttattgcatgacataagtatttgatgactaccaaccagtaagaattccggctctcacagacctgttagtttttcttaagaagccctcctgttctccactcattactgtattaactgcactgtttgaacttgttcctgtataaaagacacctgtccaccacactcaatcaaacagattcaaaCCTCTcaccaatggccaagaccagagagctgtgtaaggacatcagggattaaaattggtagacctgcacaaggctgggatgggtacaggacaataggcaagcagcttggtgagaaggaaacactgttggcggcaattattagaaaaattggaagaagtttcaagatgaccggtcaatcacctcgggtctggggctccatgcaagatttcacctcgtggggcatcaatgcgtcatgaggaaggtgagggatacagcccagaactacacggcaggactggtcaatgactgaagagagctgggaccacagtctcaaagaaaaccattagtaacacactacgcgtcatggataaaatcctgcagcgcacgcaaggtccctgcttaACAGtgatgtccaggcctgtctgaagtttgcca carries:
- the si:dkey-7l6.3 gene encoding uncharacterized protein si:dkey-7l6.3, whose translation is MVSGEVAWLLEKMLAMRQFLPNTMTNYRAFHTQLSSIMDALTKAAVADICELVDDSYAVLQLEISRSHKENEALKRKLELIETIIARGQRGNMAETNHQANIDSLNAEHSSSGRAACTKQSHENLRRAGKITTVREATEQSENKEVVLQVPEEEKIGPDIVLIKEEKLGGDLDSSNDTQDVLLFSEKGTEASYGEVDDSEEGPSRITSTMTTREWDRSGEDSCNRSEQGNESSQRTPQFLRSKFTAGRWNPLSLDYTLHETPSESGSSPPGGNDEMETVEPVYDFPSETDTVPSTHPTGKRFPFEPDSSPNSLAGNFEMKREVSMVSSLPYDVEMDMCSSWSNQDMLGMVSMQDGKYLKPDRRELLLDKVADLTSAHYQMTAAGLHAVAKYDSRDSKRFICTFCSKCFTSWRNLETHLRVHTGERPYSCTQCGKRFTQSGHLKTHQSVHTGERPFACEQCGKRFAGKQNLRLHQQKNHPNL